One window of the Rhizobiaceae bacterium genome contains the following:
- a CDS encoding YcbK family protein encodes MDLARSRSAKKFLYALGAAACLIAASCSTSPDGQASFALSNPGLTPEADSANDGAVTETATTVDGNLPDQVAYLPGSKPASSFPEAGVAAAAEASGAAATAETKPDTADLSQTVATAAAPEAEKQPRAKEQILTAGPDTRTEQVLTAADPAALAPAPKKRGFLSSLFSSNQAAAAPAPAATKVKQLATASNDDDGSTEKQRKPAAPLVKLASLEPSDQSELSGSVTGSWGSDALPGVRKSALFEIKRRSGLDDDSDVDLHEEDEFPAVRVASAAGMARLAPNGLLRQTDSVDVGCLKPGLVKMLRQIEGHFGRKVVVTSGYRSPSYNRRVNGAKRSQHMYCAAADIQVAGVTKWEIANYVRSLPGRGGVGTYCHTESVHVDIGPERDWNWRCRRRKA; translated from the coding sequence TTGGACCTTGCGCGATCGCGTTCCGCGAAGAAGTTCCTGTATGCTCTCGGAGCCGCCGCCTGCCTGATCGCCGCGTCCTGCTCCACGTCGCCCGACGGCCAGGCAAGTTTCGCATTGTCCAATCCCGGGCTGACGCCTGAAGCCGATTCCGCGAACGACGGCGCGGTCACCGAGACGGCCACGACGGTCGACGGCAATCTCCCCGACCAAGTGGCTTATCTGCCGGGCAGCAAGCCGGCCTCGTCCTTTCCCGAGGCGGGCGTCGCCGCGGCGGCGGAAGCCTCCGGCGCAGCGGCAACCGCCGAAACCAAACCAGACACGGCAGACCTGAGCCAGACCGTGGCTACGGCTGCCGCGCCGGAAGCCGAAAAGCAGCCTCGCGCAAAAGAGCAGATTCTCACCGCCGGTCCGGACACGCGGACAGAGCAGGTGCTCACGGCAGCAGATCCGGCCGCGCTCGCGCCGGCACCGAAGAAGCGCGGTTTCCTGTCGTCTCTGTTCTCGTCGAATCAGGCGGCGGCCGCGCCGGCGCCGGCTGCGACCAAGGTCAAACAACTCGCCACCGCGTCGAACGACGACGATGGATCGACGGAAAAGCAAAGGAAGCCGGCCGCTCCACTGGTCAAACTGGCGTCTCTCGAACCCTCCGACCAGTCCGAACTCTCCGGCTCCGTCACCGGGTCCTGGGGCAGCGATGCGCTTCCCGGCGTTCGCAAAAGCGCCCTCTTCGAAATCAAGCGCCGTTCCGGCCTCGATGATGACAGCGACGTCGACCTGCATGAGGAGGACGAGTTTCCGGCAGTGCGCGTCGCCTCGGCGGCCGGCATGGCCCGTCTCGCGCCCAACGGCCTGCTGCGGCAGACGGACAGCGTCGATGTCGGCTGCCTGAAACCCGGCCTCGTGAAGATGCTGCGGCAGATCGAAGGACACTTTGGCCGCAAGGTCGTCGTCACTTCAGGCTACCGCAGCCCGAGCTACAACAGGCGGGTGAATGGCGCCAAGCGCTCGCAGCACATGTACTGCGCCGCGGCGGACATTCAGGTCGCCGGCGTCACCAAGTGGGAGATCGCTAACTACGTGCGGTCGCTCCCCGGCCGCGGCGGAGTGGGCACCTACTGCCACACCGAATCCGTGCATGTCGACATCGGCCCCGAGCGCGACTGGAACTGGCGCTGCCGTCGCCGAAAGGCCTGA
- the phaC gene encoding class I poly(R)-hydroxyalkanoic acid synthase, protein MANDADSKKGTGDKSPVDQYLIKDPEKFAINFAKMVEQAGKAASAWVAPREKGEVRDSVAEPMADMVKTFSKLAEYWLSDPARALEAQTRLFAGYMDVWNDAIQRSGGEEPANAIVPERGDKRFQDPEWGKNAFFDFLKKTYLVTSRWANDLVENAELDPHTKHKAGFYVKQLSHAISPSNFILTNPELFRETVASNGENLVRGMQMLAEDIEAGHGDLKLRQADYSRFEVGENIATTPGKVVARSALAEIIQYAPTTEKVLKRPLLICPPWINKFYILDLNPEKSFIRWAVSQGHTVFVISWVNPDERHGRKGWEAYIREGLQFGLDTVEKTTGEREVNSIGYCVGGTLLAAALALFAKEREDRIKSVTFFTTQVDFTHAGDLKVFVDEDQIAALEKSMDEKGYLDGTKMATAFNMLRAGDLIWPYVVNNYMRGKVPLPFDLLYWNADSTRMAAANHSFYLRNCYLENNLSQGRMELAGQAVSLGDIKIPVYNLAAREDHIAPARSVFLGCQYFGGEVEYVMAGSGHIAGVVNPATSQKYQYWTDGKPTGAFEDWVAKAAETPGSWWSHWQRWIEGKDNRKVPARKLPGASKTLGDAPGSYVKVRV, encoded by the coding sequence ATGGCGAACGATGCCGACTCAAAAAAGGGCACGGGCGACAAGTCCCCGGTCGACCAATATCTGATCAAGGACCCGGAAAAGTTCGCCATCAATTTTGCCAAGATGGTCGAGCAGGCCGGCAAGGCCGCATCCGCATGGGTGGCCCCCCGCGAAAAGGGCGAAGTGCGCGACAGTGTCGCCGAGCCGATGGCCGACATGGTCAAGACCTTCTCCAAACTCGCCGAATACTGGCTTTCCGATCCCGCGCGCGCGCTTGAGGCGCAGACGAGGCTCTTCGCCGGCTACATGGACGTCTGGAACGACGCGATCCAGCGCAGCGGCGGCGAGGAGCCGGCGAACGCCATCGTGCCGGAGCGTGGCGACAAGCGGTTCCAGGACCCCGAATGGGGGAAGAACGCATTCTTCGATTTTCTGAAAAAGACCTATCTCGTCACCTCGCGCTGGGCGAACGATCTCGTCGAAAACGCCGAACTCGACCCGCACACCAAGCACAAGGCCGGCTTCTACGTAAAACAGCTTTCGCACGCCATCTCGCCCTCGAACTTCATCCTCACCAATCCCGAACTGTTCCGCGAAACCGTCGCCAGCAACGGCGAGAACCTCGTGCGCGGCATGCAGATGCTCGCCGAGGATATCGAGGCCGGCCATGGCGACCTGAAGCTGCGCCAGGCCGATTATTCGCGGTTCGAAGTCGGCGAGAACATCGCCACGACACCCGGCAAGGTGGTTGCGCGCAGCGCGCTGGCCGAGATCATCCAGTATGCGCCGACGACAGAGAAGGTGCTGAAGCGGCCCCTTCTCATCTGCCCGCCATGGATCAACAAGTTCTATATTCTCGACCTTAACCCGGAAAAATCCTTCATCCGCTGGGCGGTGTCGCAGGGCCACACGGTCTTCGTCATCTCATGGGTGAACCCTGACGAGCGTCACGGCCGCAAGGGCTGGGAGGCCTATATCCGCGAGGGGCTACAGTTCGGTCTCGACACCGTGGAGAAGACGACCGGCGAACGCGAAGTCAATTCCATCGGTTATTGCGTCGGCGGCACGCTGCTGGCGGCGGCGCTGGCGCTCTTCGCCAAGGAGCGGGAGGACCGCATCAAGTCGGTCACCTTCTTCACCACGCAGGTGGATTTCACCCATGCCGGCGACCTGAAGGTCTTCGTCGACGAGGACCAGATCGCCGCGCTCGAAAAATCCATGGACGAAAAGGGCTATCTCGACGGCACCAAGATGGCGACGGCCTTCAACATGCTGCGCGCCGGCGATCTGATCTGGCCCTACGTCGTCAACAACTACATGCGCGGCAAGGTGCCCCTGCCCTTCGACCTGCTCTACTGGAATGCGGATTCCACCCGCATGGCGGCCGCCAATCACTCCTTCTATCTGCGCAATTGCTATCTCGAGAACAACCTCTCGCAAGGCAGGATGGAACTGGCCGGGCAGGCCGTGTCTCTCGGCGACATCAAGATCCCGGTCTACAACCTCGCCGCGCGCGAGGATCACATTGCCCCGGCGCGCTCCGTCTTCCTCGGCTGCCAGTATTTCGGAGGCGAGGTCGAATATGTCATGGCAGGCTCGGGCCATATCGCCGGCGTCGTCAATCCCGCCACCTCGCAAAAGTACCAGTACTGGACAGACGGCAAGCCGACGGGCGCGTTCGAGGACTGGGTGGCGAAGGCGGCCGAGACCCCCGGCTCCTGGTGGAGCCACTGGCAGCGCTGGATCGAGGGTAAGGACAACAGGAAGGTGCCCGCGCGCAAGCTTCCCGGCGCGTCGAAGACCCTCGGCGACGCACCCGGCAGCTATGTGAAGGTGCGCGTCTGA